A part of Melittangium boletus DSM 14713 genomic DNA contains:
- a CDS encoding methyl-accepting chemotaxis protein, whose translation MKRLVLKGFLEQQLSMLTALLPVVYMLSLVMGLPAEQAVHVSLINVAFNSPIFGIFIPVVLVYSVMKGALEHRPRDKPGDRLARILKAPRKIEYGVLVSYAVSCTIWAGWPTLVYGLDPVIIPQAVTCFVLLAMVVGIRLALRLERLLRPYALEEFHKHPHLRLQGQGILWPKQHWYLPYCFALLVFSALTVTGIIILKKSGTGFGALFLEVEKVAPALVGMLRERVGVILSDMVLPVVAVGGFLIGAAAWCAWEIARHQSQGTIAVQKSIESIASRKPALPEWVSTDEVGDLSIATASAFERLRTFSASLQESAMMLGGSAGRLNTTHQEQTESLSIQAAALQETQVTAQEIKQTSLVAAQKAEEVLRQAERADSIGRAGEAALEQSLTDMQGIQREVAQMAQSIRSLDEQAKQIANITTTVKSLADRSTMLALNAAIEAVRSGEHGKGFAVVAREIRSLADQSIKATHNVQNILQDLSSAIRATADRSESGSSRVLDSAKQLRAFGDNIRQLSSIVRDNVNSVRQISAAVTQQNQGIGQIFQAVNSLTEVMDQTMASLRTSDEAAEQMRHVASRVSSAVWEQDWNAEGGQRAIVPPPLPKPKAS comes from the coding sequence TTGAAGCGACTGGTCCTGAAGGGCTTCCTGGAGCAGCAGCTGTCGATGCTGACCGCGCTGCTGCCGGTGGTCTACATGTTGTCGTTGGTCATGGGACTGCCGGCGGAGCAGGCGGTGCACGTGTCCCTCATCAACGTCGCGTTCAACAGCCCCATCTTCGGAATCTTCATTCCGGTGGTGTTGGTCTACTCCGTCATGAAGGGGGCGCTCGAGCATCGGCCGAGGGACAAGCCCGGGGATCGGCTGGCGCGCATCCTCAAGGCCCCCCGGAAGATCGAATACGGCGTGCTCGTGAGCTACGCGGTGTCCTGCACCATCTGGGCGGGCTGGCCCACGTTGGTCTACGGGCTCGATCCGGTGATCATCCCGCAGGCGGTGACCTGCTTCGTGCTGCTGGCGATGGTGGTGGGCATCCGGCTGGCGTTGCGGCTCGAGCGGCTGCTGCGGCCCTACGCCCTGGAGGAGTTCCACAAGCACCCCCACCTGCGGCTCCAGGGCCAGGGCATCCTGTGGCCCAAGCAGCACTGGTACCTGCCCTACTGCTTCGCGCTCCTCGTCTTCTCCGCGTTGACGGTGACGGGCATCATCATCCTCAAGAAGAGCGGCACCGGCTTTGGCGCGCTGTTCCTGGAGGTGGAGAAGGTGGCGCCCGCCCTGGTGGGGATGCTGCGCGAGCGCGTGGGCGTCATCCTGAGCGACATGGTGCTGCCCGTCGTCGCGGTGGGCGGGTTCCTCATCGGCGCGGCGGCGTGGTGCGCCTGGGAGATCGCGCGCCACCAGAGCCAGGGGACGATCGCGGTGCAGAAGTCCATCGAGTCCATCGCCTCGCGCAAGCCCGCCCTGCCGGAGTGGGTGTCCACGGACGAGGTGGGAGACCTGTCCATCGCCACCGCCTCCGCGTTCGAGCGGCTGCGCACCTTCTCCGCGTCCCTGCAGGAGTCGGCGATGATGCTGGGTGGGTCCGCCGGGCGGCTCAACACCACCCACCAGGAGCAGACGGAGTCCCTGTCCATCCAGGCGGCGGCGCTCCAGGAGACCCAGGTCACGGCGCAGGAAATCAAGCAGACCTCCCTGGTGGCCGCGCAGAAGGCCGAGGAAGTGCTGCGGCAGGCCGAGCGCGCGGACTCGATCGGCCGCGCCGGAGAGGCGGCGCTCGAGCAGAGCCTCACGGACATGCAGGGCATCCAGCGGGAGGTGGCGCAGATGGCCCAGAGCATCCGCTCCCTGGATGAACAGGCCAAGCAGATCGCGAACATCACCACCACGGTGAAGAGTCTGGCGGACCGCTCCACCATGCTGGCGCTCAACGCCGCCATCGAGGCGGTGCGCTCGGGCGAGCATGGCAAGGGCTTCGCCGTGGTGGCCCGCGAAATCCGCAGCCTCGCGGACCAGTCCATCAAGGCCACCCACAACGTGCAGAACATCCTCCAGGACCTGAGCTCCGCCATCCGCGCCACGGCGGACCGGTCCGAGAGTGGTTCCAGCCGGGTGCTCGACAGCGCGAAGCAGCTGAGGGCCTTCGGCGACAACATCCGGCAGCTGTCCAGCATCGTGCGCGACAACGTGAACTCGGTGCGGCAGATCTCCGCCGCCGTCACCCAGCAGAACCAGGGCATCGGCCAGATCTTCCAGGCGGTGAATTCGCTGACCGAGGTGATGGATCAGACGATGGCCAGCCTGCGCACGAGCGACGAAGCGGCCGAACAGATGCGCCACGTGGCCTCGCGGGTGTCGTCCGCCGTCTGGGAGCAGGACTGGAACGCGGAGGGAGGACAGCGGGCCATCGTGCCCCCGCCACTGCCCAAGCCCAAGGCGTCCTAA
- a CDS encoding 4'-phosphopantetheinyl transferase family protein encodes MRRAERLWLPGGREVVLGWADVGTGDAATLSPLEREGLARCRTDKRRREFVAGRVAAHRALALLEPGAAAEVRTREDTPDAGRPFLAPERGLALSLSHSGGLAVAALARGEPLGVDLEQPVEASEAFLEEAFAPGEHEGYAAVCAGRMEATTAAWALKEAVLKVWGVGLRAPLRRVAVRPVLLDARGHELALRLTIETGELPSGLGAPPRHLTALLESDDAGQVLALAG; translated from the coding sequence GTGCGGAGGGCTGAGCGGCTGTGGCTCCCCGGTGGGCGGGAGGTGGTGCTCGGCTGGGCGGACGTGGGCACCGGGGACGCCGCCACCCTGTCTCCGCTGGAGCGCGAGGGGCTCGCGCGCTGCCGGACGGACAAACGGCGGCGGGAGTTCGTGGCGGGCCGTGTCGCCGCGCACCGGGCCCTGGCGCTGCTCGAGCCTGGAGCCGCCGCGGAGGTCCGAACACGCGAGGACACGCCGGACGCGGGACGGCCCTTCCTCGCGCCCGAGCGGGGACTCGCGCTCTCGCTGTCCCATTCCGGAGGACTCGCGGTGGCGGCGCTCGCGCGCGGGGAGCCGCTGGGCGTGGACCTGGAGCAACCCGTGGAGGCGAGCGAGGCCTTCCTGGAGGAGGCCTTCGCGCCGGGCGAGCACGAGGGCTACGCCGCCGTGTGCGCGGGGAGGATGGAGGCGACGACCGCCGCCTGGGCCCTGAAGGAAGCGGTGCTCAAGGTGTGGGGCGTGGGCCTGCGCGCGCCCCTGCGGCGAGTGGCGGTACGGCCGGTGTTGCTCGACGCCCGGGGGCACGAACTGGCCCTGCGGCTGACGATTGAAACGGGAGAACTCCCGTCAGGCCTGGGAGCGCCGCCGCGGCACCTGACGGCGCTCCTGGAGTCGGATGACGCCGGACAGGTGCTGGCGCTCGCGGGTTAG
- a CDS encoding SDR family NAD(P)-dependent oxidoreductase has translation MTSSTNIPLAIIGLGCRLPGADTPARFMNQSLEGMRALTRAPEEWSAGLPMRHPLLGGFVPEEGKDWKQFRLPPTHVEKMHRMERLLHLTLLQATQDAGYGPDKSPGARCAIYLGSTGLGVDVKIDQALRLRTPEFSEHLAAIFQGRPDGPQLLEAVARYVDQHAPPIITETVPMTATMVANRLSSLLDTRGGHLAVDAGTASSMAALRMASLSLQLGQCDVAVVGAVAPLLSPSSFGLLAARGWLAQEELLALDGRAAGTLPGEGAVALVLSRLDDALADKQRIYAVLHGVSSEVNLKQGLSRMSRMVDRAARACLELGEVEPEQVRHLELQACGVPGLEEQELLGLKAAFCATRSEPLTVSTAAPQVGFLQAASGLVSVMRAALSLHAGVCAPVAGLTTPRHGEDGRLHFLTRPEKLPPRACVGVSSLGWSNMAWHALLGPAPTREAWTDIRPIRPPAQKFAIVGMGALAPGAPDAPALWNNTLSKADAIGDLPPSRFDVSRTLGALIKNQDVVPRLAGTVDIPPAEPRWLKLPPTQAAALDPAVPLFVKAAEEALTQAGHEPGRWDGNRVQVVVGQLPVRAKEFEVEVRFVCERYLRLAAEALRGQGLTDAQTAPLLDAVRQRVLGTVPPLDENTSQYYSGLAGAIRLAALHDFSGGVMTTDAACASSPAAVHAGMLALANHDADVVVAGGVAFNLVPEYAAALAVLGILSPRGTFPFDDRADGFVPAEGAGAVVIKRLEDAEAQKDRIIAVISGIGFSSDGRGTTLFTPNPRGQARAVERALEDAKIHPDQVGLLEAHGTGTRMGDTTEAAAYGEAFQSRGRDNPVPMGTLKSQIGHTSSASGILALIKTAYAVSEAILPPMNGGEFPKAEIPFDKLPIALSLEGRPWPAPREGRRYAGVSSFGIGGTNYHLLLEEHDNSHRRTQAAPSAAPTTTRYPLPSRGLTAQRWRVDLVPLSLSAEKRYPLAGKKLLLVGDEPGLVAAFSRLLMGKGVRVGSVPLTGITDALEVERRVRLASEELGGADGVIDLGAFGPAEYFLTLGSSRFARRMAETTARWHGTGRALYTRMGERTDRTACYVAVTSMGGDFGFLGDGGNVMGGSLAGFLKGLKQELPGLVAKTIDFEPRASHWVVAETVARELEEGSDRTEVGYMAGRRFVVGLRRADFPPEDSQEARQLDPSWVLLFSGGGRGAVFEVAKAMARLGPKVIVTGRTPAPTGDEPYLSMDDEDFDTYRKEELRRRKKEEPGLTMVRFNESFEVCVRARELWRNLQEVYAQGLPIEYELCDVRNAADVRAMVDRVREYHGHIDGVVHGAMVEASKSLPDKTTGVVSATMEVKVLGLLNLLEATRRDDLKLMMCFGSGAGRFGNKGQADYSAANDLMSKCAMAYAHRARPHTRCVTIDWTAWESVGAAARNREVVQGTGVSFISPAEGSYWFINELLLGHTEREVAIFEERLFREWPFLGASADGPDARTVYDDRGFLLVPSDYPMLDCVEDHDRKGLIATRTFDLSTDPFVLQHQLDSIPIMPGTFGFEMLAEVAALFRPDLAVLRAENLRIETPLKFFKGPTMGTRTKGKPVHVTLTAQLLKQEGDEVTLYVESSSDLALGGRSEQTQRRIHQQGIFVLGPPPPLELSEGKLPEALPGSRARSIFHLAKEPLYLGPLFCRAEWVYVGETEVEGIIRAPRQRDIFTHVARPHFQLDPLLLDAAFQVAANWDGHHNNLVSVPMGVDYLERGRPRSIGESGHVRARMTRAEGDDVLYDFEVHGEDGALLLGGTGLWFRRLRRGERRSAEG, from the coding sequence ATGACCTCCTCCACGAACATCCCCCTGGCCATCATCGGACTCGGCTGCCGCCTGCCCGGCGCCGACACGCCCGCGCGCTTCATGAACCAATCCCTGGAGGGCATGCGCGCCCTGACGCGAGCGCCCGAGGAGTGGAGCGCCGGGCTCCCCATGCGCCATCCGCTCCTGGGTGGCTTCGTTCCCGAGGAGGGCAAGGACTGGAAGCAGTTCCGGCTGCCGCCCACCCACGTGGAGAAGATGCACCGCATGGAGCGGCTGCTGCACCTCACGCTGCTCCAGGCCACCCAGGACGCGGGCTACGGCCCGGACAAGAGTCCGGGGGCCCGGTGCGCCATCTACCTGGGCTCCACCGGCCTGGGCGTGGACGTGAAGATCGACCAAGCCCTGCGCCTGCGCACCCCCGAGTTCAGCGAGCACCTGGCCGCCATCTTCCAGGGCCGCCCCGACGGGCCCCAGCTGTTGGAGGCCGTCGCGCGGTACGTGGATCAACACGCCCCGCCCATCATCACCGAGACGGTGCCCATGACGGCCACCATGGTGGCCAACCGCCTGTCCTCGCTGCTGGACACGCGGGGCGGACACCTGGCGGTCGACGCGGGCACGGCCTCGTCCATGGCGGCGCTGCGCATGGCGTCGCTGTCGCTGCAGCTCGGCCAGTGTGACGTGGCGGTGGTGGGCGCGGTGGCCCCGCTGCTCAGCCCCTCGTCCTTCGGATTGCTGGCGGCGCGGGGCTGGCTCGCCCAGGAGGAGCTGCTCGCGCTGGATGGACGCGCCGCGGGCACCCTGCCGGGCGAGGGCGCCGTGGCGCTCGTGCTGAGCCGGTTGGATGACGCGCTCGCGGACAAGCAGCGCATCTACGCCGTCCTCCACGGGGTCTCCTCGGAGGTGAACCTCAAGCAGGGCCTGTCGCGCATGTCGCGCATGGTGGACCGGGCCGCGCGCGCCTGCCTGGAGCTGGGCGAGGTGGAGCCGGAGCAGGTGCGGCACCTGGAGTTGCAGGCCTGCGGCGTGCCGGGGCTGGAGGAGCAGGAGTTGCTGGGCCTCAAGGCCGCGTTCTGCGCGACCCGCTCCGAGCCCCTGACGGTGTCCACCGCGGCCCCCCAGGTCGGCTTCCTGCAGGCGGCCAGCGGCCTGGTGTCGGTGATGCGCGCGGCGCTGTCCCTGCACGCGGGCGTGTGCGCGCCCGTGGCCGGACTCACCACGCCCCGCCATGGAGAGGACGGGAGGCTGCACTTCCTCACCCGTCCGGAGAAGCTGCCCCCGCGCGCCTGCGTGGGCGTCAGCTCCCTGGGGTGGAGCAACATGGCCTGGCACGCGCTGCTCGGGCCCGCGCCCACGCGCGAGGCCTGGACGGACATCCGCCCCATCCGCCCGCCCGCCCAGAAGTTCGCCATCGTCGGCATGGGGGCGCTCGCCCCGGGAGCGCCGGACGCCCCGGCGCTCTGGAACAACACGCTCTCCAAGGCGGACGCCATTGGAGACCTGCCGCCCTCGCGCTTCGATGTCTCGCGCACCCTGGGCGCGCTCATCAAGAACCAGGACGTGGTGCCCCGGCTGGCCGGCACCGTGGACATTCCTCCCGCCGAGCCCCGCTGGCTCAAGCTGCCGCCCACCCAGGCCGCGGCGTTGGATCCCGCCGTCCCCCTCTTCGTCAAGGCGGCGGAGGAGGCGCTCACCCAGGCGGGCCATGAGCCCGGCCGCTGGGACGGCAACCGCGTGCAGGTGGTGGTGGGCCAGCTCCCCGTGCGCGCCAAGGAATTCGAGGTCGAGGTGCGCTTCGTCTGCGAGCGCTACCTGAGACTCGCGGCGGAGGCCCTGCGCGGCCAGGGGCTCACCGACGCCCAGACGGCCCCGCTGCTCGACGCCGTCCGCCAGCGGGTGCTCGGCACCGTTCCTCCGCTGGATGAGAACACCTCCCAGTACTACTCGGGGCTCGCGGGCGCGATCCGGCTGGCCGCCCTGCACGACTTCAGCGGCGGCGTGATGACGACGGACGCCGCGTGCGCCAGCTCCCCGGCGGCGGTTCACGCCGGCATGCTCGCGCTGGCCAACCATGATGCCGACGTCGTGGTGGCCGGCGGCGTGGCCTTCAACCTGGTGCCCGAGTACGCCGCCGCCCTGGCCGTGCTCGGCATCCTCTCGCCCCGGGGCACCTTCCCCTTCGATGATCGCGCGGACGGCTTCGTGCCCGCCGAGGGCGCGGGCGCGGTGGTCATCAAGCGGCTGGAGGACGCGGAGGCCCAGAAGGACCGCATCATCGCCGTCATCTCCGGCATCGGCTTCTCCAGCGACGGGCGGGGCACCACCCTGTTCACGCCCAACCCCCGGGGCCAGGCACGCGCGGTGGAGCGCGCGTTGGAGGACGCGAAGATCCACCCGGACCAGGTGGGACTGCTCGAGGCGCACGGCACGGGCACGCGCATGGGGGACACCACGGAGGCGGCCGCCTATGGCGAGGCCTTCCAGAGCCGGGGCCGCGACAACCCGGTGCCCATGGGCACGCTCAAGTCGCAGATCGGCCACACCTCGTCGGCCTCCGGCATCCTGGCGCTCATCAAGACCGCCTACGCGGTGAGCGAGGCCATCCTGCCGCCCATGAACGGCGGCGAGTTCCCCAAGGCGGAGATTCCCTTCGACAAGCTGCCCATCGCCCTGTCGCTGGAGGGCCGCCCCTGGCCCGCGCCGCGCGAGGGCCGCCGCTACGCCGGAGTGAGCTCGTTCGGCATTGGCGGCACGAACTACCACCTCCTCCTGGAGGAGCACGACAACAGCCATCGGCGGACCCAGGCGGCCCCCTCGGCCGCGCCCACCACGACGCGCTATCCCCTGCCCAGCCGCGGACTCACGGCCCAGCGCTGGCGCGTGGACCTGGTGCCCCTGTCGCTCTCCGCGGAGAAGCGCTACCCGCTGGCGGGCAAGAAGCTGCTGCTCGTGGGAGATGAACCCGGCCTGGTCGCCGCCTTCAGCCGCCTGCTCATGGGCAAGGGCGTGCGCGTGGGCTCGGTGCCATTGACGGGCATCACCGACGCGCTGGAGGTGGAGCGGCGGGTGCGTCTGGCCAGCGAGGAGCTGGGCGGCGCGGACGGCGTCATCGACCTGGGCGCCTTCGGTCCCGCCGAGTACTTCCTCACGCTGGGCAGCAGCCGCTTCGCGCGCCGGATGGCGGAGACCACCGCGCGCTGGCATGGCACCGGACGCGCCCTGTACACGCGCATGGGGGAGCGGACGGATCGCACCGCCTGCTATGTGGCCGTCACCAGCATGGGCGGGGACTTCGGCTTCCTGGGCGATGGCGGCAACGTGATGGGGGGCTCGCTCGCGGGCTTCCTCAAGGGGCTCAAGCAGGAGCTGCCCGGGCTGGTGGCCAAGACGATCGACTTCGAGCCGCGCGCCTCGCACTGGGTGGTGGCGGAGACGGTGGCGCGCGAGCTGGAGGAGGGCAGCGACCGCACGGAGGTGGGCTACATGGCCGGCCGCCGCTTCGTGGTGGGCCTGCGCCGCGCGGACTTCCCCCCGGAGGACAGCCAGGAGGCCCGTCAGCTCGATCCCAGCTGGGTGCTGCTCTTCTCGGGAGGCGGACGCGGCGCGGTGTTCGAGGTGGCCAAGGCGATGGCCCGGCTGGGTCCGAAGGTGATCGTCACCGGACGCACGCCCGCGCCCACGGGGGACGAGCCCTACCTGTCGATGGACGACGAGGACTTCGACACCTACCGCAAGGAGGAGCTGCGGCGGCGCAAGAAGGAGGAGCCGGGGCTCACCATGGTGCGCTTCAACGAGTCCTTCGAGGTCTGCGTGCGGGCGCGCGAGCTGTGGCGCAACCTCCAGGAGGTGTACGCGCAAGGGCTGCCCATCGAGTACGAGCTGTGCGACGTGCGCAACGCCGCGGACGTGCGCGCCATGGTGGACCGGGTGCGCGAGTACCACGGCCACATCGACGGCGTCGTGCATGGCGCCATGGTGGAGGCCTCCAAGAGCCTTCCCGACAAGACGACGGGCGTCGTGTCCGCCACCATGGAAGTGAAGGTGCTCGGCCTCCTCAACCTGCTGGAGGCCACGCGGCGCGACGACCTGAAGTTGATGATGTGCTTCGGCTCCGGCGCGGGCCGCTTCGGCAACAAGGGCCAGGCGGACTACAGCGCCGCCAACGACTTGATGAGCAAGTGCGCCATGGCGTACGCGCACCGGGCCCGGCCCCACACGCGCTGCGTCACCATCGACTGGACGGCCTGGGAGAGCGTGGGCGCCGCGGCGCGCAACCGCGAGGTGGTGCAGGGCACCGGCGTCTCCTTCATCAGCCCGGCCGAGGGCTCCTACTGGTTCATCAACGAGCTGTTGCTCGGCCACACCGAGCGCGAGGTGGCCATCTTCGAGGAACGGCTCTTCCGCGAGTGGCCCTTCCTGGGTGCCAGCGCGGACGGCCCCGACGCGCGCACCGTCTATGACGACCGGGGCTTTTTGCTCGTGCCCTCGGACTACCCGATGCTCGACTGCGTGGAGGATCATGACCGCAAGGGGCTGATCGCCACGCGCACGTTCGATCTCTCGACGGATCCGTTCGTGCTCCAGCACCAGTTGGACTCCATCCCCATCATGCCCGGCACCTTTGGCTTCGAGATGCTGGCCGAGGTGGCGGCCCTCTTCCGGCCGGACCTGGCGGTGCTGCGCGCGGAGAACCTGCGCATCGAAACGCCGCTCAAGTTCTTCAAGGGCCCGACGATGGGCACGCGCACCAAGGGCAAGCCCGTGCACGTCACCCTCACCGCCCAGCTCCTCAAACAGGAGGGCGACGAGGTCACGCTCTACGTCGAATCCTCGAGCGATCTGGCCCTCGGCGGGCGCTCCGAGCAGACCCAGCGCCGCATCCACCAGCAGGGCATCTTCGTGCTCGGGCCTCCGCCCCCGCTGGAGCTGAGCGAGGGCAAGCTGCCCGAGGCCCTGCCCGGCTCGCGCGCGCGCTCCATCTTCCACCTGGCCAAGGAGCCGCTGTACCTGGGTCCGCTCTTCTGCCGCGCCGAGTGGGTCTACGTGGGCGAGACCGAAGTGGAGGGCATCATCCGCGCGCCCCGGCAGCGCGACATCTTCACCCACGTGGCGCGGCCCCACTTCCAGTTGGATCCGCTCCTGCTCGACGCCGCCTTCCAGGTGGCGGCCAACTGGGACGGCCACCACAACAACCTGGTGTCGGTGCCCATGGGCGTGGACTACCTGGAGCGAGGGCGTCCCCGGAGCATCGGGGAGTCGGGACACGTCCGGGCGCGGATGACGCGCGCGGAGGGAGACGACGTCCTCTATGACTTCGAGGTGCACGGCGAGGACGGCGCGCTGCTGCTCGGAGGCACGGGACTGTGGTTCCGGCGGTTGCGCCGGGGAGAGCGCCGGAGTGCGGAGGGCTGA